The proteins below come from a single Drosophila suzukii chromosome X, CBGP_Dsuzu_IsoJpt1.0, whole genome shotgun sequence genomic window:
- the Cyp28c1 gene encoding probable cytochrome P450 28c1, with product MFGSLLLGIATLLGVIYVFLVSNYGHWRRRGVTEPRVLPLFGSFPNMVWPRQHFTMDMRDIYMRYRNTHSYVGCFLVRAPKLLILEPRLVYEIYVSAFKHFEDNDASKMIDINKDRLVALNPFVLEGEEWRRQRAVFSTLLTNGRIRTTHAIMQRVCRDLCEFICRKSVGGMDLDGIDLGLRFTGESLFDCVLGIQARAFSENPLPVVRQNQEMSAENMGLAIAGAVCGLFPNLPRRLRPKVFPRSHDEFYGALISEALQLRRSKNQERNDFINHLLEMQRDLDLTEEDMASHVMTFMFDGLDTTSNSIAQCLLLLGRNPDCQQRLFEELQKSNPGGDLPDLDALIDLPYLSACFNESLRIYPAGGWSSKTCTKAYELRGSHHAEPLKLRPGDNLMIPVYALHNDPEFYPEPDIFRPERFLDGGLKNFKQQGVFLGFGNGPRQCVGMRLGLAMAKAALAAIVQRFEVLVSPRTLDGTEIDPVIFVGVHKGGIWLQFVPRNI from the exons ATGTTTGGATCGCTTCTGCTGGGAATTGCGACTTTGCTGGGGGTGATCTACGTGTTTTTGGTCTCCAACTATGGCCACTGGCGACGTCGCGGAGTCACGGAGCCCCGAGTCCTTCCACTTTTCGGGTCCTTTCCCAATATGGTGTGGCCACGCCAGCACTTCACTATGGATATGCGCGATATCTACAT GCGGTACCGGAATACGCACAGCTATGTGGGTTGCTTCCTGGTGCGCGCACCCAAGCTGCTCATTTTGGAACCCCGTTTGGTCTACGAGATCTATGTGAGCGCCTTCAAACACTTCGAGGACAACGATGCCTCCAAGATGATAGATATCAACAAGGATCGACTGGTCGCCCTCAATCCCTTTGTTCTGGAGGGTGAGGAGTGGCGTCGCCAGCGGGCGGTATTCTCCACTTTGCTGACCAACGGACGCATCCGCACCACCCATGCCATCATGCAGCGCGTCTGTCGGGATCTCTGCGAGTTCATCTGCAGGAAGTCGGTCGGGGGAATGGATCTCGACGGCATTGAT CTTGGCCTGCGATTCACCGGCGAATCTCTCTTCGACTGTGTTTTGGGCATCCAGGCTCGCGCTTTCAGCGAAAATCCACTTCCAGTTGTCCGGCAAAACCAGGAGATGTCCGCCGAGAATATGGGATTGGCCATTGCAGGTGCCGTCTGTGGACTCTTTCCAAATCTTCCCCGGCGCCTGCGCCCCAAGGTATTTCCCCGCTCCCACGATGAATTCTACGGGGCGTTGATCAGCGAAGCTCTGCAGCTGCGCCGTTCCAAAAACCAGGAGCGGAACGACTTTATCAACCACCTGCTCGAGATGCAGAGGGACCTCGATCTCACCGAGGAGGACATGGCCTCGCATGTCATGACCTTCATGTTCGACGGCCTGGACACCACTTCCAACAGCATTGCCCAATGTCTTTTGCTG CTTGGTCGCAATCCGGATTGCCAGCAACGTCTGTTCGAGGAACTCCAGAAGTCCAATCCCGGCGGAGATCTACCTGATCTAGACGCGCTCATAGACCTGCCCTACCTGAGTGCCTGCTTCAATG AGAGCTTGCGGATCTATCCGGCCGGAGGTTGGTCCTCGAAGACCTGCACAAAGGCGTACGAATTGCGGGGCAGTCACCATGCGGAACCGCTCAAGTTGCGACCCGGCGACAACCTGATGATTCCCGTATACGCCCTGCACAATGATCCCGAATTCTATCCGGAACCGGACATATTCCGACCCGAAAGATTCCTGGACGGCGGATTGAAGAACTTCAAGCAGCAGGGCGTTTTCCTGGGCTTCGGCAATGGACCCCGGCAGTGTGTGGGGATGCGTTTGGGCCTGGCCATGGCGAAGGCTGCCCTGGCGGCCATTGTCCAGCGGTTCGAGGTCCTGGTCAGTCCTCGCACCCTAGACGGCACCGAAATAGATCCCGTCATCTTTGTGGGCGTCCACAAGGGCGGCATCTGGTTGCAGTTTGTCCCGCGAAATATCTAG
- the LOC136117262 gene encoding uncharacterized protein, with protein MRFLCALIFSSLLAVAFSATADPTAASPTAASPTAASPTAADPTAASPTAASPTAASPTAADPTTADPTTADPTTADPTTADPTTASPTAASPTAASPTAASSTSSSTTTATNNPTSTSTTTTTSTTEKSTTEKTTTTEATQRKVERIRHFRSRHKKASSKKTKTKKSKKDKKGKSKSKKHKRKTRRTRRG; from the coding sequence ATGCGATTCCTCTGCGCTCTGATCTTTTCCAGCCTCCTGGCGGTGGCTTTTTCGGCCACAGCGGATCCTACAGCAGCGTCTCCTACAGCGGCGTCCCCTACAGCAGCGTCCCCCACAGCAGCGGATCCAACAGCGGCGTCTCCCACAGCAGCGTCCCCCACAGCAGCGTCCCCCACAGCAGCCGATCCGACAACAGCGGATCCTACAACAGCGGATCCGACAACAGCGGATCCTACAACAGCGGATCCGACAACAGCATCTCCAACAGCAGCGTCTCCCACAGCAGCGTCTCCTACAGCAGCGTCCTCGACATCGAGCAGCACTACGACAGCAACCAATAACCCCACCTCTACTTCTACCACGACCACTACTTCTACTACTGAGAAATCTACTACTGAGAAAACTACTACTACGGAGGCTACTCAAAGGAAGGTAGAACGTATAAGACACTTCAGATCCAGGCATAAGAAAGCCTCGTCGAAGAAGACTAAGACCAAGAAGAGCAAGAAGGACAAGAAGGGCAAGTCCAAGTCCAAGAAGCACAAGAGGAAAACCAGGCGCACCCGTCGTGGTTAA
- the LOC136117327 gene encoding uncharacterized protein: protein MPSPGEAELPKICCSECLAKILEAMQSQQGSLMTEEESPNEDHLSPDDNINVVMGLEYQEMSDDDVIMIMGLNGDISEDDDTSSNEDDETSSNDDDKNVLPGEQPKNN, encoded by the coding sequence ATGCCATCGCCAGGAGAAGCCGAGCTGCCGAAGATATGTTGTTCAGAGTGCTTGGCGAAGATACTCGAAGCGATGCAATCTCAGCAGGGCTCTCTTATGACTGAAGAAGAATCCCCAAATGAGGATCATCTTTCTCCCGATGATAACATAAACGTGGTCATGGGGCTAGAATACCAGGAGATGTCCGATGATGATGTCATTATGATCATGGGGTTAAATGGCGACATAAGCGAAGACGACGATACGTCTTCCAACGAAGACGACGAGACATCTTCCAACGATGATGACAAAAATGTTCTCCCTGGGGAACAGCCAAAgaataattaa